CAGCGCGGCGCAGATGTAGCCGGAGCTGTACCTGACCATGAAGGCCACCAGCTCCGGTGTCGCCAGCTCCGCCGCGAAGATGAGGTCACCTTCGTTCTCACGGTCCTCGTCGTCCACGACGACGACCGCCTTGCCCGCCGCGATGTCGGCGATGGCGCGTTCAACGGTGTCCAGGCGCAGGCGGCCGTTCAGGTCCACAGATTCGTCACTCACGAATGCCAACCTTAGCCCTCGTTACCGTCGGGCCGGCCTTCGACCCTGTCACCGAGCATCTTCTCCACGTACTTGGCCAGTACATCGACCTCGATGTTGACCACGTCGCCCTCCGACAGCTGGCCGTGAGTGGTTTCCGCCAGGGTGGTCGGGATGAGGGAGACCTCGAACCAGTCCTCCCCCACCGCAGAGACAGTCAAGGACGTGCCGTTGACTGCGATGGATCCCTTCTCCACGACGTAGCGCGCCAGGTCCTGGCCCAGCGAGAAACGCAGGACGTCCCAGTTTTCCGAGGATGTCCGGCCCAGCAGACGCGAGGTGCCGTCCACGTGGCCCTGCATGATGTGGCCACCCAGGCGGGCACCAGCGGCCAGAGCACGCTCAAGGTTGACCGGCGAGCCCACGACGAGCTGCCCCAGCCCGGTGCGGTCCAGGGATTCCTGCATGACGTCCGCCGTGAAACGGCGCCCGTCGAAGTCGGTGACCGTCAGGCACACGCCGTTGACGGCGATGGAGTCGCCGAACGCGGCGTCGGAAAGCACCTTGGGAGCCTCGATGGTGAGACGGAGGGCATCTCCCTGAGGTTCGAGGGCGGCGACGGTGCCGACCTCCTCGACGAGTCCGGTGAACATACGGTCAGTCCTTTCGGGTCA
This sequence is a window from Corynebacterium comes. Protein-coding genes within it:
- a CDS encoding riboflavin synthase → MFTGLVEEVGTVAALEPQGDALRLTIEAPKVLSDAAFGDSIAVNGVCLTVTDFDGRRFTADVMQESLDRTGLGQLVVGSPVNLERALAAGARLGGHIMQGHVDGTSRLLGRTSSENWDVLRFSLGQDLARYVVEKGSIAVNGTSLTVSAVGEDWFEVSLIPTTLAETTHGQLSEGDVVNIEVDVLAKYVEKMLGDRVEGRPDGNEG